Proteins encoded together in one Halorhodospira halophila window:
- a CDS encoding putative urea ABC transporter substrate-binding protein, whose amino-acid sequence MSRNQHPLRQRLTHLCAAAALFSTAALPLAASADERDSFRIAWSIYVGWMPWDFGEAEGIVDKWADKYDIEIDVVQINDYIESINLYTAGSFDGVTLTNMDALTIPAASGVDTTALIAGDFSDGNDGLVLKGTDDLADVEGQRIHLVELSVSHYLLARALDSVGLSERDVQVVNTADADIVGAFRSDDVRAAVAWNPQLGEIRNHEDAHVVFDSSDIPGEIIDLLGVRTEVLEEHPELGKALTGAWYEIMDVMSGDDAAGEAARTAMAEAAGTDLAGYEAQLASTTFFYDPAEAVDFVTSEQPAETMENVRQFAYKHGLLGERAPSPDFVGIELADGSTLGDEANVQLRFTDRFMRKAAEGEL is encoded by the coding sequence ATGAGCCGCAACCAGCACCCCCTGCGCCAACGACTCACCCACCTGTGTGCCGCCGCGGCCCTGTTTAGCACCGCCGCACTGCCCCTGGCCGCCTCGGCGGATGAACGCGACTCCTTCCGCATCGCCTGGAGCATCTACGTCGGCTGGATGCCCTGGGACTTCGGCGAGGCCGAGGGCATCGTCGACAAGTGGGCGGACAAGTACGACATCGAGATCGATGTGGTCCAGATCAACGACTACATCGAGTCGATCAACCTCTACACCGCTGGGTCCTTCGACGGCGTGACCCTGACCAACATGGACGCCCTGACCATCCCGGCGGCCAGCGGTGTCGACACCACCGCGCTGATCGCCGGCGACTTCTCCGACGGCAACGACGGCCTGGTGCTGAAAGGGACCGACGACCTGGCCGACGTCGAAGGGCAGCGCATCCACCTGGTGGAGCTGTCCGTCTCCCACTACCTGCTGGCCCGTGCCCTGGACTCGGTGGGGCTGAGCGAGCGGGACGTGCAGGTGGTCAACACCGCCGACGCCGACATCGTCGGTGCCTTCCGCTCGGACGACGTCCGCGCCGCCGTGGCGTGGAACCCGCAACTGGGGGAGATCCGCAACCACGAGGACGCCCACGTGGTGTTCGACTCCTCGGACATCCCCGGCGAGATCATCGACCTGCTCGGCGTGCGCACCGAGGTGCTGGAAGAGCACCCGGAGCTCGGCAAGGCACTGACCGGGGCCTGGTACGAGATCATGGACGTCATGTCCGGCGACGATGCCGCCGGTGAGGCTGCCCGCACCGCCATGGCCGAGGCGGCCGGCACCGATCTGGCCGGCTACGAGGCGCAGCTCGCCTCCACCACCTTCTTCTACGACCCCGCCGAGGCGGTGGACTTCGTCACCAGCGAACAGCCCGCCGAGACCATGGAGAACGTCCGCCAGTTCGCCTACAAGCACGGGCTGCTCGGCGAGCGTGCCCCCAGCCCCGACTTCGTCGGGATCGAGCTGGCCGACGGCTCCACCCTGGGCGATGAGGCCAACGTCCAGTTGCGCTTCACCGACCGCTTCATGCGCAAGGCCGCTGAAGGCGAGCTGTAA